In Ostrea edulis chromosome 6, xbOstEdul1.1, whole genome shotgun sequence, a single window of DNA contains:
- the LOC125647337 gene encoding alpha-1,6-mannosyl-glycoprotein 4-beta-N-acetylglucosaminyltransferase-like translates to MKHVTSSRTLRKSRLEEAYFKINRKEALLYGKIRRTAGFLTIGIPSVRRKNVTYLEDTLQSLISRTPPSNRSRVLLVVFLTESNHTWVVHRAKEVYQRFQEHVDSGFIQIVHPPHIAYPNFRSLERRYNDDKDRVAWRSKQNLDFSYLMTYSLPMSQYYLQLEDDVMATENYIHKLEDFIKQNEQETWLYLRMSKLGFIGLLFRNSDLPKVSEFLLVLFDEKPCDLLINDLRVIKGQTKDFVLSPSLFQHMGLVSSLKNKVQLLKDNTFRD, encoded by the exons ATGAAGCACGTTACATCTTCCCGAACTTTAAGAAAATCGCGCTTGGAGGAGgcgtattttaaaattaatcgTAAAGAAGCATTGCTTTATGGGAAAATTCGTCGCACAGCTG GTTTCCTGACAATCGGAATCCCGTCCGTGAGGAGGAAGAATGTGACCTATTTAGAGGATACTCTTCAGTCCTTGATATCTCGAACACCACCGTCCAATCGCAGTCGAGTACTACTTGTCGTGTTCCTCACCGAAAGTAACCATACTTGGGTAGTCCATCGAGCAAAGGAGGTCTACCAAAGATTTCAAGAACACGTGGACTCTGGTTTTATACAGATTGTGCATCCGCCACATATCGCGTATCCAAACTTCCGGTCGCTGGAGCGTCGGTATAACGACGACAAGGATAGAGTGGCCTGGCGAAGCAAACAAAACTTGGATTTCTCCTATCTGATGACGTATTCGCTTCCTATGTCTCAGTATTACTTACAGCTAGAGGATGACGTAATGGCTACTGAAAATTATATTCACAAACTGGaagattttataaaacaaaacgaACAGGAAACATGGCTTTACCTTCGGATGTCAAAACTTGGGTTTATTGGACTTCTCTTTCGAAACTCTGATTTACCAAAAGTGTCTGAATTTTTACttgttttatttgatgaaaaacCTTGTGACCTTCTTATAAACGACTTACGTGTCATCAAAGGGCAAACAAAAGATTTCGTACTGTCCCCCTCTTTATTTCAACATATGGGACTTGTTTcgtcattaaaaaataaagttcagCTACTCAAAGACAACACATTTCGCGACTAA